Proteins encoded in a region of the Micromonas commoda chromosome 10, complete sequence genome:
- a CDS encoding predicted protein: MSSREPSSAGPAGPGPASDVSENAGTTKASIRGALAAHVQSLGWEEREFSDVTVTALGKVSRQDDFEAPNPLLNPAMSRPRETSNNAPKPQSQQEYPLHRLVLSRSPYFSVLMRGPWKDATSPTLTLEIQDPLVDEAAVEVALGFLYEKVPEELTPELATRTLAAASFLDLQDLCELCADVIVSDIRTETLCEYVKLTTLSQYKTVHDDLVGPDHARNDKLVSPYGKHGDKIKDACWGYMCQNSSRILKPGIDLFSNTNSDFGYAAWGSIVPALNLGLVEHLFCSDELHVEDERDRFLMIVKTGGAILERLMRGEYHDNGGDDDHARKQCDRIERLIGLLKNPSSDEHVTRDDDVPHHVKYLCLKVLASVVYMGSKVRYEHVEDATDFDVTHIHINDDWKFSGEKVSTGFPLEERTLRWLEDIFPINADDLLKLLCLDLGIQTPKESFYNGFHAHKQNTRYFVERLMEKRKEIAKPLTVAAAGAETAARRLSEMGVSGSGNTLTELAPEGGFEWTEHELDIFDGLRPFRFSVTFPNILNLNDGQARHSEEKFYAGSLWKGTTSNLRRRCQQ, encoded by the exons ATGTCCTCGCGGGAaccctcgtccgcgggccCTGCGGGCCCTGGCCCCGCAAGCGACGTTTCCGAGAATGCCGGGACCACGAAAGCGAGCATCCGGGGTGCTCTCGCTGCGCACGTCCAGTCGTTGGGTTGGGAAGAGCGAGAATTCTCGGACGTCACGGTGACTGCGCTCGGAAAGGTGAGCCGCCAGGACGACTTCGAGGCCCCCAACCCTCTGTTGAACCCGGCAATGAGCCGCCCCCGCGAAACGTCTAACAACGCCCCGAAACCTCAATCCCAACAGGAATATCCGCttcaccgcctcgtcctGTCTCGCTCGCCCTACTTCAGTGTCCTCATGCGGGGCCCGTGGAAGGACGCGACGTCTCCGACGCTAACCCTGGAGATTCAAGACCCCTTGGTCGACGAGGCAGCCGTCGAGGTGGCTCTCGGGTTTCTCTACGAGAAGGTCCCCGAGGAGCTGACTCCCGagctggcgacgaggacgctcgcggcggcgtccttccTCGATCTGCAGGACCTGTGCGAGTTGTGCGCGGACGTCATCGTGAGCGACATCAGGACGGAGACGCTGTGCGAGTACGTGAAGCTGACGACGTTAAGTCAGTACAAGACGGTTcacgacgacctcgtcgggCCCGACCACGCCAGAAACGACAAGCTGGTATCACCCTACGGCAAGCACGGTGACAAGATAAAGGACGCGTGCTGGGGTTACATGTGCCAGAACTCCTCCCGTATCTTGAAACCTGGAATAGATCTATTCTCGAACACCAACAGTGATTTTGGCTACGCAGCGTGGGGGAGCATCGTCCCCGCCCTGAATTTGGGGTTGGTGGAGCACCTTTTCTGCTCTGACGAGCTCCATGTGGAAGACGAGAGAGATAGGTTCCTGATGATTGTCAAAACAGGGGGAGCAATTCTGGAGCGCCTCATGCGAGGTGAGTACCACGATAATGGTGGAGACGACGATCACGCGCGAAAGCAGTGCGACCGAATCGAAAGGCTCATTGGTCTTCTGAAGAATCCTTCGTCCGATGAGCACGTcactcgcgacgacgacgttcccCACCACGTCAAGTACCTGTGCCTGAAGGTGCTCGCGTCCGTTGTCTACATGGGATCAAAGGTACGATACGAGCACGTCGAGGATGCCACAGACTTTGATGTCACTCATATCCACATCAACGATGATTGGAAGTTTTCGGGTGAGAAGGTTTCCACCGGCTTTCCCCTCGAAGAGCGAACCTTGCGGTGGCTTGAAGACATTTTCCCAATAAACGCCGACGACCTGCTAAAGCTGCTGTGCCTTGACCTGGGAATTCAAACGCCAAAGGAGTCATTTTACAACGGTTTCCACGCTCACAAGCAAAATACGCGGTATTTTGTGGAACGTCTCATGGAGAAAAGAAAGGAGATCGCGAAGCCGCTCACAGTGGCCGCAGCCGGGGCTGAAACAGCAGCAAGGAGACTAAGCGAGATGGGTGTATCTGGATCTGGCAACACGCTGACCGAGCTAGCGCCGGAAGGGGGATTCGAATGGACCGAACACGAATTGGACATTTTCGACGGGCTCCGTCCCTTCCGATTCAGTGTGACGTTTCCCAACATCCTGAACCTCAACGACGGTCAGGCAAGGCACAGCGAGGAAAAGTTCTACGCCGGATCGTTGTGGAAG GGTACGACGAgcaacctccgccgccgctgccaaCAGTGA
- a CDS encoding predicted protein produces the protein MTLPVVVLPGNQTLPKSSKSPQQRCPAAVPRHSFQHPSARGPRVRVRRVAVTMAVTTKSDGQMERMNLAEYEQLLKDAEAKVADAERRAEEAESRSRDREAEAAEAFEAWRKRLVEVAADQVAEEASEWQKVVEEKDAEIARLRAAATEGPPELHTRVAQAEGRASAYERLFFNHVEFIRECARRVPESRSYWDGVGHELRAATEKTEAALRGEDPPTATSGGVDADDDGDGGGVEGAGGSGTSTAVQTPSGGSTPLTSPSKPRVNRGVATEQAAPVLQPEAAKERQRAEDAARARAELESRMASGGDGGNAASTSSWYWPFS, from the coding sequence ATGACGCTCCCAGTTGTGGTGCTGCCTGGCAACCAAACACTTCCCAAGTCTTCAAAAAGTCCTCAACAGCGGTGCCCAGCTGCGGTGCCCCGACACAGTTTTCAACACCCGAGCGCGAGAGGccctcgcgtgcgcgtgaGGCGAGTCGCGGTGACAATGGCGGTGACCACGAAAAGCGACGGCCAAATGGAGCGCATGAACCTCGCGGAGTACGAACAGCTGCTGAAagacgccgaggccaaggttgcagacgcggagaggcgcgccgaggaggcggaatCGCGGAGCCGAGatcgcgaggcggaggctgcggaggcgtTCGAAGCCTGGCGGAAGCGGCTCGTGGAGGTTGCCGCGGACCAGGTCGCGGAAGAGGCGAGCGAGTGGCAGAAGGTTgtggaggagaaggacgcggagatcgcgcggctccgggcggcggcgacggagggacCGCCGGAGTTGCACACCCGAGTCGCGCAGGCCGAGGGGCGAGCCTCGGCGTACGAGAGACTCTTCTTCAACCACGTCGAATTCATCCGCGAgtgcgcgaggagggtgCCGGAGAGCAGATCGTActgggacggcgtcgggcacgagctgcgcgccgccACGGAGAAAacggaggctgcgctgcGGGGCGAGGACCCGCCGACCGCGACCTCGGGGGgtgtcgacgccgacgacgacggggatggcggcggggtcgagggcgccggagGGTCGGGcacgtccaccgccgtcCAGACCCCGAGCGGAGGATCGACGCcgttgacgtcgccgagcaaaCCGAGGGTAAACAGAGGCGTGGCGACCGAGCAGGCCGCGCCGGTGCTGCaacccgaggcggcgaaggagcggCAGAgggcggaggatgcggcgAGGGCCAGGGCTGAGCTCGAGTCTAGGATGGCttcgggcggggacgggggcaacgcggcgtccacgtcgtcgtggtACTGGCCGTTCTCGTGA
- a CDS encoding predicted protein, giving the protein MAPRNLRKKRVADSDDEEDEQGAQALRERMEDAKTLIKNRVKSKGVGAEALALGSGKKDVDADEDADDGKHAQFAAGAAVDVDGEDPNMLRYIEQELAKRRGAGGDEGGDGAGTSGGGAKSAEERLWDTPDELRVKKTEGEETADRWLTGIVEVQLPADYKIKNIEATERAKAKMLEKIHGGGDGAAMDHPHSRQAELAASRAALRVEDDGGFQKAEASANLKLQRKEFATSFGRGFGTKAKKPRH; this is encoded by the exons ATGGCGCCGAGAAACCTCCGTAAGAAGCGGGTAGCGgattccgacgacgaagaggatGAGCAGGGTGCTCAGGCGCTCCGGGAGCGCATGGAAGACGCCAAGACGCTGATAAAGAACCGTGTCAAGTCCAAG GGCGTCGGAGCCGAGGCGTTGGCCCTCGGATCGGGTAAAaaggacgtggacgcggatGAAGACGCGGATGACGGCAAACACGCGCAATtcgcggcgggagccgcggtggacgtcgacggggagGATCCCAACATGCTTCGCTACATCGAGCAGGAGCTGGCcaaacgacgcggcgccggcggggacgagggcggcgacggcgcgggtacCAGCGGCGGAGGGGCCaagtccgcggaggagagaCTCTGGGATACCCCGGACGAGCTCCGGGTGAAGAAgacggagggcgaggagacgGCCGATCGATGGCTCACCGGCATCGTCGAGGTTCAGCTCCCGGCGGATTACAAGATTAAGAACatcgaggcgacggagcgagCCAAGGCGAAGATGCTGGAGAAAatccacggcggcggggacggcgcggcgatggaccaCCCGCACAGCAGGCAAGCGGaactcgcggcgtcgcgggcggcgttgagggtggaggacgacggaggaTTTCAAAAGGCTGAGGCGTCGGCAAACCTCAAGCTCCAGCGAAAGGAGTTTGCGACGTCGTTCGGAAGGGGGTTCGGCACGAAGGCGAAGAAACCCAGGCACTAA
- a CDS encoding predicted protein, with product MSRRAGFTGSARERWSRNPSRVESDSEEGEEATTDESPDAYRWGPYPFSTYSLDNEFPAATRQLALNECAREFRRYYEGLQAPNIHLGFSLMSFVFMLRLLKPVLFPGYSVPFEEGWEYISDGCRVTHVLENAVPWVLTIFLLRFGFQSHSGTGRLLRPPHVIWYHVIMILLTMGSCARHTLQCPIPGGMKVELAMRLFVVIGICVAWRPNVPWMAASRFSCWATYVHLVRENRPGVLAWWPLVIADFCLIVGLPVFAAWKLEQKARRMFFDECAMTSVWSNGGGFRGRRAARSSGSRSRSSSHGAATPRRMPSPPPLPERRSWWEEVIGVRAAQG from the exons AtgtcgcggcgagcgggttTCACGGgttccgcgcgcgagcggtggAGTCGTAACCCCTCGCGAGTGGAATCCGACTCGGAGGAGGGCGAAGAGGCCACGACCGACGAGTCCCCTGACGCTTACCGATGGGGCCCCTACCCGTTCAGCACGTACAGCCTGGACAATGAGtttcccgccgcgacgcgacagTTGGCGCTCAACGAGTGCGCGCGTGAGTTCCGGCGGTACTACGAGGGGTTGCAGGCACCCAACATTCACCTGGGATTTTCGCTCATGTCGTTCGTGTTCATGCTCCGCCTCCTCAAGCCTGTGCTCTTCCCCGGGTACAGCGTCCCCTTCGAGGAGGGGTGGGAGTACATCAGCGACGGATGTCGGGTGACACACGTCTTGGAGAATGCGGTGCCCTGGGTGCTGACGATATTCCTGCTGAGATTCGGGTTCCAGTCGCATTCGGGAACGGGAAGGCTCCTTCGACCCCCACACGTCATATGGTATCACGTGATCATGATTCTCCTGACGATGGGATCTTGCGCG AGGCACACGCTGCAATGCCCGATTCCGGGCGGAATGAAGGTGGAGCTCGCCATGAGGTTGTTCGTGGTCATCGGGATATGCGTGGCGTGGCGCCCTAACGTGCCGTGGATGGCGGCCAGCCGCTTCTCGTGCTGGGCCACGTACGTGCATCTCGTCAGGGAGAACAGACCCGGGGTGTTGGCGTGGTGGCCGCTGGTGATCGCGGACTTTTGCCTCATCGTCGGGCTACCGGTGTTCGCCGCGTGGAAGTTGGAGCAgaaggcgcggcggatgtTCTTCGACGAGTGCGCGATGACGAGCGTGTGGAGCAACGGAGGCGGGTTTCGGggccggcgcgcggcgcggagcagcggctcgaggagcaggagctcgtcgcacGGAGCCGCCACGCCGAGAcggatgccgtcgccgccgccgctgccggagCGGAGGAGCTGGTGGGAGGAGGTGATAGGTGTACGAGCGGCGCAGGGATGA
- a CDS encoding predicted protein encodes MATSAPARVLPSLLPDGSGGGDDAGIYACLFDMDGTLCDTDPLHHEVFSNLLLAHGKNGGVPIDDDFFHKHIAGRTNEDIFADLWPELSVPEREAMWEKKEEDFRALAATKLRRLPGLTELLAWIDARGIRKVAVTNAPRPNAELMLTSLGLDGYFEHVVIGTECTKAKPHPDPYLEGMRLVGAVDASRCVAFEDSPAGAAAAVAAGIPTVGVTTSQPSSALEGVGVSLCVKNFAEERLMLALESRGSREDGSGA; translated from the coding sequence ATggccacctccgccccggcgagggTCCTCCCCAGCCTCCTCCCCGACGGCTCcggaggcggtgacgacgccggcatCTACGCGTGCCTGTTCGACATGGACGGGACGCTGTGCGACACCGACCCTCTCCACCACGAAGTCTTCTCGAATCTCCTCCTGGCGCACGGCAAGAACGGCGGGGTgcccatcgacgacgacttttTCCACAAGCACATCGCCGGACGAACCAACGAGGACATCTTCGCGGACCTGTGGCCGGAGCTGTccgtccccgagcgcgaggcgatgtgggagaagaaggaggaggacttccgcgcgctcgccgcgaccaaGCTGCGAAGGCTCCCGGGTCTCACCGAGCTCCTGGCGTggatcgacgcgaggggcaTCCGAAAGGTGGCGGTGACCaacgcgccgcgtccgaacGCGGAGCTCATGCTCACCTCGCTCGGTCTGGATGGGTACTTCGAGCACGTGGTCATCGGGACGGAGTGTACAAAGGCGAAGCCGCATCCGGACCCGTACCTCGAGGGCATGCGCCTTGTTGGagcggtcgacgcgagccgaTGCGTGGCGTTTGAGGACAGCCCcgcaggcgccgccgccgcggtggccgcgggGATACCCACGGTTGGGGTGACGACGTCCcagccgtcgagcgcgctgGAGGGTGTCGGGGTGAGTCTGTGCGTGAAGAActtcgcggaggagcggcTGATGCTGGCGCTGGAGTCTCGAGGAAGCAGGGAGGATGGAAGTGGCGCGTAA